GTGGCCTCCCTGAGGCCCCCTGGCCCCACAGTCTGTTCTCCAAGCCACAGCCAGAGGAATCCTATTAAACCCTAAGGTAGATTGTGTCTGTCTTCCCTCGGGCTCTCCACGGCTCCCAGCTCCAGAGAAGAGTCAGAGTTTCCCGGAGTCTGTGGAGCTCTGAATGCCCTGACCCCACTCCCTCTCTGACCACTCTCCATTCTCTCACTGTCATCttctcaataaatgaatgaaactagagacagacagatagagaTAGAGGCGGAAATGATGAATAGCTGGATGGATGGGTTAAAGGAAGAATGGATGGAAGCATGGGTGAATTAATGAGTGGaaggatgaatgggtgggtggatggatggatggatggaaggatgggtggatggatatatggatggatggatggatggatggatgggtgggtggatggatggatggacggatggatggatggatggatggatggatgaataaatggatggatgggtggacggatgggtgggtggatggatggatgggtggatggatggatggatggatatatgggtggatggatggagggaaggaaggaaggatggatggatggatgagtggatgaatggatggatgagtggatgggtggatggatggagggaagggtggatggatggacggaaggaaggatggatggatggatggatgagtggatggatggatggacggaaggaaggaaggatggatggatggatgagtggatggatggatggatggatggatggatgggtgggtgggtagatggatggatggatgggtgggtgggtggatggatgggagagAGATAGGACGGATGgatcaatggaagaatggatggagGAAGACATAAATGGGTGAGTGtaaggaaggatggatgaatcaatggaaagaaaaaaacatggaaaaatagaaggaaaaatggatGCATGGACggacagacaggcagacacaaGATCAGGGCAGGATGTGCGCGTGGTTCCACCTGAAGGGACTAGAGCCTAGAGCACGCGCACAGCTCACAGCCCTCCCTCGGGGGTCTGAGaaccctcccccagcctcctccggCCTGCCCCTCCCACAGCTGCCCCCAGGCCTCGCCCTTCAAGAAGTGACACAGAGGAACATGGCAGGTGGGGGCCCGGCCCCAGGCTTTATTGAGCAGATTCCGGGGAAGGGTGGACAGGCGGGCCCTCCCCCCGGCCCTGGAGCCTCCTCTTCTTGCCCTTGCTGCCCCCAGGGGCGGGCCGGGGCCACTGGGGCCTGGGTGCCCTTCAGCTGCTGAGGAAGCAGCCCCGCTTGTGCCACTTCTGGTCGCGGATGCGGCGCACGGACTGGAGCTGCGGCTGGTTGGCGTCCCACTCGTTCCAGTGGCGGTACTCGCCCCGCTCGAACACGTACTGGCGTCCACGGTAGCCGGGGAACTCGTAGCCAACCCACCTGCGGGGATGGCAAGGCCGGGGCAGGCCGGTCAGCCTCCCATCTCCCGCCTCCAGCCAGAGCGAGCCTTTCAAAGCCAGCATTCGCCCATGCTCTCCACCTGCCCAAATTCCTCCCCggctccccagtgccctcggGAAGAAGTCAAACTCCTTACCCTGCTCACAAGATCCTTCAGGGAATGTCTCTAGCCTCATCTCTCAACCCTCCTTCTTCACACCCTGGACTCCAGCCTCTCTCATTCTACTTGCCTTGAATCTGCatgcctctgagcctttgcacatgctgttccttctgtctggaacacTTTTCCTTGCCTCATCCTTATCCCTACCCCTCTGTCATTCGCATCCTTTACATCTCAATTGGGATGTCTCCTCCTCCAGCAAGCCCTTCCTGATACCTGGAGGCTGAATCGAATGCCACCCTGGACTCCCGGAGCATCCTCATCACAACACTGATCACACTGTGAGTACCTGTGTCCTTGTCTGCCTCCCTATCAGGCTGTgaacttcttgagggcagaggctgcGTAATTTTATTGCCCCCACACCCTGcgcatagtagatgctcagtaaaaaGTTGGTGACTAAATTATTATCAGGAAGAGGTGGCATCTTTCAGGGCCCAACCCCGGATCACAAGCACACAAGTGAGACGTAGTCACTAACGAAGGGAAAATGATTCTGAGATTGCATTAACAGAGATACTAAACCTAGAAGGAGGGAGGTGATGCACCTGCTTGCCTATGTACTACTCAGGTCACATCTAGAGAACCACGATGTCACCAGGGCAAGAAGGACAAGGATTGTGGAGAGGAAAAAATCTGAGAATCAGTTCAAGGGTCTGGGGATGTTCAGAAAAGGAGTGAAGACTTTGAtgaggatgggggggggggggaatggaCAGATTtcatgtgataaaaataaataaacctttctATAAGTCAAGGCTTCCTGAAAACCCAGTGGTACAGGAGTGCGAGCCATTGGACGTTCGCATCCTGAGGCTCGAGAGTGGGGCTCTGAGCAAGGATGCTGCAGGAGCAGCCGACTCGAAGCACGGGCCTCCAGCCCCGGAGGAGCAGGTGTCAGCTCTCTAGGAAACATGGTGAACAGAGATTCTGTTTGGAGCCCGAGCTGTGAGTGACGAGGACGAGGCAGTGGAAGGGTGGGGGTGGTCCCTTACGTCCCGTTGATGGCCCGGATGCTCGCTACGCGGTCCTGGAAGCCGTGGGCCCAGAGGCTGGGCACGTCGTCATCAACTATCTCCATCTTGCGGCCGCTGAAAGCTGGGTTTTCAAACAGATGCAGCTTGTGATCCGGACCATCCTGGGGGCAAGACCACGGGGTGAAGCGGCTGCTCCCAGGCCCAGAACCCGGGTCGGGGAGGCTCCAGATGCAGGCAGGAATCAAGTCGCCACAAAATAACGCCCATCCCCGAGCCCACTGCCTGGGGCGGGGGGACTCATggggctcccccacccccaaatgcaggaggggtgggggcctAGAGGCTCCTTCAGAGCCCTAGAGCCAGGGAGCCGTGAAACCAAGAGGGGGCGTTTCAGGTCTCATTCAACGCCATCATTtagcagatggggaaaccgaggcacagagagggtggaAGACCAAATCATTAAGGTGGCTGCATTCCCTCTTCACTAAACCAGATTCTGATTTGCTCTTCCCAGCtttccccctcccactccccttccAAGGAGCATTAGCTATTGGGACAAGGAGAAAGGGCTGGAGCAGCCACCAAGGGCGGGGGGAagcaggtgggagagagaagagtgacAGCTGTACTCACGATGTGCAGGGGCCGGAGGGACAGGAGGCTGTCGCTGTGGTGGCTGTTGGACCAGGCGTCCCAGCGAGGGTAGTCCCCCTTCTCCAGGACAAACTGCTCCCCGCGGAAGGCCCTGCACTCGAACGCCAGCCacctgtgggaggagagaggccgGGCCGCCTgtgctgctgctgggggaggaCCCGAGTCTAGCGAGGGAAGGGCAGACCTTTGACCCGGCACCCTCCTGCCCACCTTTCTACTGATCCCCCGGGCCTGTTATGGAGGGAGCTCCCAGGACACTGGGAGCTGAGTCTCTGAGCCTGCACCCCATCCTGGGAAACAGTCTTGAGAATCTATTTTACGTGCCGCCCGTGGCGGATGCTCAGAAACGTGCTGAGCACAATGCCTGGCGAGTAAGTTCTGCACGGTcgactctcctttcttcttcctgtgcaTCATTCCATTCATTTTCACAAAAACCCTCTCTGAAATATGTgccatcattatccccatttgacagatgagaaaacagaggcccagagggtgGGACTTGCCCAGGATCCCCCGGGGGGTTGGAGCCTGGACTTCCAATCCGAAGACGAGAATTCAGAGCCTGGCGGGGACCTGCTTGCCGTGTGGACACAGCCGGGTCACCTAAccactctggcctcagtttcctcatctgtggctCTCTCCTAGGGCCGTTGTGAGGTTTCAGTGAGAGAGCGCATGGTCAGTTTCAgatgttataattatttgttcaaatcgtaatgatgaagtcccacttggcagacactgaaCAGGTGCCGGGTGGCCCCCTCTGTGCTCCCGCTGCGTAGATCCACATGGATCCGGAGCTAGAAGGATTCTAACACGATCACAGTTCAACCCCTtcattgtacagatgggaaaacgGAGGCCAGAGATGGGAAGCGAGCCGCCTGAGGCCCCGCAGCCCATCTAGGGCTGGAACCCGGACCTCCCGACCCCCCGAAGGCTCAGGGCTGCGGAGGGGCTGCGGGTCCCGGTACTCACGGCCCCGACTCCACTTGGATGGAGCCCACCTTCTCCAGCAGGCTGTCCGTCAGGTTGGGGCACTCGGCCGAGAGCTCGCACCGCTTGCCCTGGAAGTTCTCCATTTCGTACACGATCACCTGGAAGGGCAGCGTCCTGAGCGGCCCGCGGgcccggcccccggccccagCGCCTGACCCGCGCCGTCTTCCCCGGGGCGGGGACGGAGGTACCACCCGCCCGCTCCATCGCTCCGCCTCGCCCGGCCTGGAGCCCGCGCCACAGGCTTGCgctgccctctggtggccatGCAAGGCACCGCCTCCAGGAAGCTCAACTAAACCAGGGATTGCAACTCGGGCACCTGGCAGGGGCCAGTCTCGACCCCATTAGGACTGTAGGGAAATGAAGCTGCTTACGGAGGAGCGAATGCGGGCCCCATTCTAAACTTTTCAAGAGAGgccatatatttttcttaatgggAAACTTCCCCATTTAAAAAACCCAGTGCAAGACAGATGAAATGTTAGTTTGCAATAATGGGGTGAACTTTGCCTTACACCCAGGGAGAAAGCGGCTGCAAAGACAGAGGAAGGCTTTGCCTCTCTCATCCACCTCGAAGCCCACTGTCTCTGAAGCAAGTCCCTGGGGGAACATCTGCTCTGGTCATTTTATAGAAGGTTCAGAAAGGGTAAGTCACTTGTCCCAGGTTGCACAGCAAGTTAAGTGGAGGCACTGGGATTCAATAAGTCAGCCGGCTCTTTGCACCCCCGCCCTGGCAAGGACAGCAGAAGGCCCACAGATGacaaaaggaggcaggaagggctgggagTGGTGCCCACCTTCTGGTGGGCAAGCTGCCTCTGAGGATGTGCCATGCCCGTGAGGTCACTAGCACAGCCCTGCGCTCTCcccaggaggaagctgagggtccTCATGGCAAGGCTGGCCCAGCGTCACCCACAAATCAGCCCCAGAGCCAGGCAGGCCTCTTGGCTGCTCTTCCCTCCCCGTTTCCTCCACTCTAAAGCCACCGGCACGGCCTCAGAAACGCCCCCGTTAGCTCTGTAGTCAACCTATCCTTGAGCCCTTCTCGAACTGAAGCCCCCGGGGCTCACTCAGAGAGGGCAGAGACAGCAAATTCCAACTCTGTCCCATCATGGCATTTGCACTGAGCTCCCGCCAGCTCCGGGGGACGAGGGGGGTGAGCATCGTTCTCATTTTCCACGTGGGGCTGCTGAGGTCCAGCGAGGGACGGGAACTGGACTGAGGTCAGGCAGGAGGGTCAATACCAGTTTCCTGAACCCCCCGGGGCCCCCCGCCCCGTTGGGACAGGCAGGGTGTGTGTGACCAGCTCcacagaagagggaagaggcagtgACGTCACGAAGCGAGTTGACGGCAGAGGGCACAGGTGTCCTCCTGGCCCAGCTTGTGGAAGGGCTGCCGCTCCTTTCTGGAAAGAGGCTGCCTGGCCGGGATGCTGACCCTGAGGCCCCGACCCTCCCCGCCCAGTACCTTGTAGGTGCCCCCAAGGCCTCCATGGCCCTTGGCAGCCGCAGCCTGCTCCGGAGTTCCATGCTGCTCCGCCATCTCCCAGGAACACCTCTGGATTCAACCAAAGGAAAACGGGTCACCAGGTCCACCTGGGAGAAACCAGGTGCTGAGGTGACTGGAGTCGAGGATGAGCTACAGAACTCTGCTGCCTATGGCATGTGGTCATTACTCACAACCTACATTTggtcattcagtcattcaacaaacatccacCTAGCGTCTACGATGGGCCATGCAGACTGGGACAGTCAGTGGGATCgggatccccattttacagagaggcaCCCTGAGGCCCTGTGAGGGGAGGCCACTTCCCCGAGGTCGGGATCCGGCCTGGCCCCAAAGCCCATGCCCTGCCCCTACACCCAGAGCTCAGCACAGACACCACCTCGGACCCCGGTCAGAGGGCAGGCCCCGGGGCGTTTCCTCTGCAGGGATCTCTCCCCTCTGCACTCCAGACTAGAGTCTCTGTTCGCTCATTGCCTCACGCACCAGTGATTCCGTGAGCCCCTCAGAGCCCGGCCCTGCGCTGGGATGAGCAGGGGACCACAGGCTGGAGGgcatggacagacagacagacagctggAGAAAGCATGATGCAGGACCAGGTCCTCAGACACCTGCTCCAGCCCAGTTTCCATACATTCACTTCTTCATTCCAtaagcatttatggagcacctgctgtgtactgCCACTtaaagagacacagacacagacagacagctCCCGTTCATCCCACGGGGACCGTGACACACAACACAGGCCCCGCAGAAGTGGAAGGATTCTCGTGATTGTCCCGAACGCCGACACAGAGGCTGTTCTGCAGTCTATCAGCAcacgcacaagcacacacacgcacatatgcaCACCATCTCCCATAGTCCCTGTACACAGTCACATCCTGTCCACTGCACAAGGACGGCCTCGCTccctctttcacacacacacaaacgcaggCCATTTCAGACATCCACAGCGGTCCACAGGGCACCCATATCAACACCCCGCACCCAGCCGCTCCCCTCCCCTGGCTCAGGCACTGCCACTCCTGCATGCACAGGGAACGGCCCATCGAAGCTGGACCCGGGCCCAGGGACGCACAGCCTGCAGGCTGGCTGTCCTGTCTGCGCCCAGCCTCCGCGGGAAGCAGAGCCTGGTCCAGCTCCTGGAGGACTCTGGTGAGACGTGGCAGCCCCGTCTGCCCACCGCCCTCCTCAGCTGTGCTCAGTCTTTGCAGGCCTCCCACCCCAAGCACATGCCCAGGGCACCACCCTCTGATGCCAGCTGGCCTTGGGGCTGTTATCCGGTCCGCCCTCTCGGCCCCAACCTTCAAGTGAACCCCCGATTTGTGCGGGGGGCCAGTGCACGCCCCACTGGGACCCCCAAAGTCCTGGGCCTGCCAGGGCAGCACCTGCTCCCCACCCTTGCACGTCCCG
This genomic stretch from Equus przewalskii isolate Varuska chromosome 7, EquPr2, whole genome shotgun sequence harbors:
- the CRYBB3 gene encoding beta-crystallin B3, whose product is MENFQGKRCELSAECPNLTDSLLEKVGSIQVESGPWLAFECRAFRGEQFVLEKGDYPRWDAWSNSHHSDSLLSLRPLHIDGPDHKLHLFENPAFSGRKMEIVDDDVPSLWAHGFQDRVASIRAINGTWVGYEFPGYRGRQYVFERGEYRHWNEWDANQPQLQSVRRIRDQKWHKRGCFLSS